The proteins below are encoded in one region of Candidatus Binatus sp.:
- the hisH gene encoding imidazole glycerol phosphate synthase subunit HisH — translation MIAIVDYKAGNLTSVKRALEYLGHECEITDRAAKIRAADRVILPGVGAAGATMENLRALNLADVLRHDVARAGKPFLGICIGIQVLLDRSEEDRADCLGIIAGHVARYPRSLDGRPLKVPQIGWNRVRQTRAHPVFAGVPDNTHFYFVNSYYPIPDDPSMTIATCEYGVNFAAAIARDNVIATQFHLEKSGSAGLKMLDNFCRLNF, via the coding sequence ATGATCGCGATCGTCGATTACAAGGCCGGTAACCTGACCAGCGTCAAGCGCGCTCTCGAATATCTCGGGCACGAGTGCGAAATCACCGATCGCGCCGCGAAAATCCGCGCCGCCGATCGCGTGATTCTGCCCGGCGTCGGCGCCGCCGGCGCCACCATGGAAAATCTCCGCGCGCTGAACCTTGCCGACGTTTTGCGTCACGACGTCGCGCGCGCCGGCAAGCCCTTTCTCGGCATCTGCATCGGTATCCAGGTCCTGCTCGATCGCAGCGAAGAGGATCGCGCCGATTGCCTCGGCATCATCGCCGGCCACGTCGCACGCTATCCGCGTTCGCTCGACGGACGCCCGCTCAAGGTGCCGCAAATCGGATGGAACCGCGTCCGCCAAACGCGCGCGCATCCCGTGTTCGCAGGCGTGCCCGACAATACGCATTTCTACTTCGTCAATTCGTACTACCCGATTCCCGACGACCCATCGATGACCATCGCGACGTGCGAGTACGGTGTAAATTTTGCCGCCGCAATCGCGCGCGACAACGTGATCGCTACTCAGTTCCATCTCGAAAAAAGCGGCTCGGCGGGGCTCAAGATGCTCGACAATTTCTGCCGCCTGAATTTCTAG